A portion of the Thunnus albacares chromosome 5, fThuAlb1.1, whole genome shotgun sequence genome contains these proteins:
- the LOC122982254 gene encoding uncharacterized protein LOC122982254 yields MPIPTDVLRRPSGGLRSSSPGPLGCPSLSLLLEWRSTGYRHHVRRWRTSELTHRPIKFVTPAQRPDHQPVFVVGDSHLRAIVDGFVSMTQGSLSFSFLSVPGGAAADLRTEVMHASLPWTPDTVCVCAPSNNLTASRTIGEAALDFGALLTTVCSLLPKVLLDFPPRINTDLGLQDLLRQEYHRVAARMGLPYVSVAEHLPLHRLELWCHDGVHLSNTDGMPAMVELLWDAAVRQLVPPPPEPPVSPQTSPRAKVSPRLVVTGHVPVPRHSDPWEWTIVGRECKAGTSMVRQSVIQSNPVWFRGAMLDAMVKVLPPSGSDCTAAPAAGQVLATPSPARVTESASMPSPAV; encoded by the exons ATGCCAAT TCCCACCGATGTGCTCAGGCGGCCAAGCGGAGGATTGCGGAGCAGCAGCCCTGGACCCCTGGGTTGCCCGTCCCTGAGTTTGTTGCTCGAAT GGCGCAGTACTGGTTACCGCCATCATGTGCGGAGATGGCGAACTTCTGAGCTGACCCACCGTCCCATCAAGTTCGTCACTCCAGCACAGCGTCCGGACCATCag CCGGTGTTCGTCGTTGGAGACTCTCACCTGCGGGCCATCGTGGATGGATTTGTGAGTATGACACAGggatctctgtctttttcttttctttctgttccaGGTGGAGCAGCAGCTGACCTGAGGACGGAGGTGATGCATGCTTCCCTTCCGTGGACCCCGGATacggtctgtgtgtgtgccccGAGCAACAACCTCACCGCCAGCAGGACCATTGGTGAGGCAGCGTTGGACTTCGGTGCTCTCCTGACCACAGTCTGCAGCCTCTTGCCCaag gTGTTGCTGGACTTCCCTCCACGCATCAACACTGATCTGGGCCTGCAGGACCTGCTGCGTCAGGAGTACCACCGTGTCGCAGCACGCATGG GTCTCCCTTATGTGTCTGTGGCAGAGCACCTCCCTCTGCATCGGTTGGAGCTGTGGTGCCACGACGGT GTGCACCTTAGCAACACTGATGGCATGCCGGCCATGGTGGAGCTGCTGTGGGATGCTGCGGTCCGCCAGCTGGTACCCCCTCCACCTGAGCCCCCGGTGTCTCCCCAGACATCACCACGTGCCAAGGTTTCCCCCAGGCTGGTTGTGACGGGGCACGTCCCCGTGCCTCGTCACAGTGACCCCTGGGAATGGACCATTGTTGGACGGGAGTGCAAG gctGGAACATCTATGGTGCGACAGTCTGTCATCCAGTCCAACCCTGTGTGGTTCAGGGGTGCCATGTTGGATGCCATGGTGAAGGTTTTGCCGCCTTCTGGCTCTGACTGcactgctgctccagcagctggcCAG GTGCTGGCAACACCTTCACCTGCTCGTGTGACTGAGTCTGCCTCCATGCCCAGTCCAGCAGTGTAG